In Equus caballus isolate H_3958 breed thoroughbred chromosome 22, TB-T2T, whole genome shotgun sequence, the sequence CTAATGATTATTGATACACAACAAGCGATTTCATCAGGCCTGGGGATTGGCATCCAGATACAGAGTCTTACACAGCAGCAACAGGGGCGCTGCACCCGCGTGCCACGCAGTTTACATACATTTAACTTGAACAGAACTCAGGAGACAGGGCTGCGAAGGAGAGCGGATCCAACGCCAGCAACGCGACGGACCAGCGTTGCCGTGAGCGCGACCCCGTGGAACCAGCAGGCACGGGGGAGCGGGGCGTGTCCTTCAGAGCTCTATGGCACGGCACAAGTGGAAGCATGGTTTCcggaaaaacaaaacactttcttTCCTAATCATCAGGATATTTTATGGATCTGCAAGCTTTGTGTTGTCACacgcagaaaaaaaaaaatctctgaaaagtACAATTCACAGGGAAGACAGACGAGGACAGGGAACGGATTCGGTTCTCTCCCTGCCCTGGGGACGTGGGAGAGGAGTCACTTTCAGCTCTTGGCAGAAACCCTGGGCTTTAGGGAAACACGGACAGCTCTTACTGCACACTGCTAAGTCCATCTGCGTAGACCCGGGCTGCGGGGGAAATGACCTTCTTTGGGGAGGAGACGCAGTGGTGGACAAACAGGGAGACAGCGGGAGGTGAGAGCCAAGCCCACCCTGGTCCCCCTCCACCTAGCCACTGCCGAGGGCTCCCTAACTTTCTGCTGGAAAAAGGGGGCCCCCTGAGGGGTGCTTCTCAAAGATACTGGCACGGCAGCCACTATCTAAAGAACAGCCTGCACTCCCAGAGTTCTGGGGTCCAGCAGAGAAACCAAGAGCTTACTACTCCGGCAGCAGTTTCCAGAAACACACCCACTGGTTTTCCAGGGACGCGCCCCGACTTTGACAGGCCACCCCACCATGAACTTCTCCACCTGTCACCCTCTGGGCACGAGGCCCAGGAATGTCGCAGCATTCAGACCCGGACGGCAACACAGAGCCATAACTGGAGGGGCGTGCTGTGCCCCGAACTGGCTGAGGTCAGTAACCCATGCCCCCACATTCTCCTCCTCGCTCCCTCAAACACGGCCAATCCAGGCCCCGCCACCAAGCAAGAGATCCAAGCAGTTGGCTCAAGGGGACCCGGGAAGGAAGGCTCGGCTTGGCTGTCCGCAGACCCCGCTCACACCAATGAGGTCCACTTCCAGGTTTTTGACCCAGATGGGAGTTAAACGCAGACTTGACGTAAgaggctggaggggcaggaggggcacCTGACCAAGCGAGATGGAGGCACATCcgagggggagggagagcaggcgGGACAGACCCGGGGCCCTGGGGTGTTGGAAGGAGCAGCCCTTTGGGGTGGGCGGGAAGGCCAGTCCCGGTGAGCGGGGCACTGTCCAGGCACCCCTGCCCAGTGACAAGCCCACCCAGTGCCCCCGCCCAGCGACAGGAGAGCCAACCGCTTCCTCGGTAAGGCACTAGGAACGCTTCACACAAAGGAAAGATAcgtttttagaaatttttatctATAAATGTGTCCCCGTACGCTTCTGGACAAACTATATTGATTTCTCTGCATGACCTTTTAAGagaatcctcctcctccttgagagagagaagcaagttcCGGCTAAAGACCCCTCGGACAGGCAGCTTTCATCGCCAAGGTGCAAGCCCTTCCCACCAGGCTGGTCAGCCAGCACAGACACTGTGCTCACAGGTCGGTCACCGTGTTCTTCTCACGTATATAAATAGAGTTCAAATGGTCAGAACTTCAAAACTGTTCTCAAGGTCTTTGTTTTTCAAGTAATAAAAAAGTTGCTTAAAAACACTAATTATTGCCTCTCACACCTTTCTCACCCGTTCGTCTGCTAGCTGGCATTCTCCTGAAAATGAAACACCTccgtgggatggggtgggggcctTGCTCTTCTGGCTGGGGGAGTCACCCAGTAGAGTATGGGCAAGTCCTCAGTGGGAGGAAAGACCTCCGGCTCCAGCCACTGTCTCTGGTAGATCCCAAAGGGCCcccactcctctctcctccccctgcaCCCCACCAAGGGGTCCCGACCAACCCAAACCTGCTCAGTAAAATCCTGGCAAACAAGAGTTGTGTCTGATCAAGAGGCCTATGAAAACACAGATAAACACATCAGACATGACTGTTTCCATGGGAAGGAGCCGAAAGTGTGGGAGCGGAGGTAAAGAATTCTGCTTCTAAAGCATAAAGCCAGAGTCTGCGTTGGTTTGGCTGTTTCTCATTCTAACCCCTGCACGTGTCCTGGGAGGAACCTGGGCCTGTCCGCTTCTCATCTCTGGTCTTCCGTGTATGGGCCTGTTAACTGAGAATCGACACggaaagagaaagacaggcatGAGGTCAAATTCCTAAAACTTGGGGCCTTTCCTCTACGCCAGTGGACCGCACCAACCTCAGCCGACAAATTCAGGAGCCACCCGCACCGCCGCCCGAGCTCTCGCGGGCACAAGCCAGCGACGTGTCCCCCTGGCAACACGCGCGGGGAGCGGCTGCAGCTTCGAGGGGGGCCTTAGTCCCTTCCTACGGGGACTttcagggttaaaaaaaaaagtggaggaaaaactaaGATTCCTTCAGTTAGGGTTTATTTTCATTTCGGGAAAAGCAAAGCCACCACTTGGAACTTGGTGCCTTGAGTAACTTTCCTATTTAGTCTGCGATCCAAATGCTCTTCTGGCCCAGAGGGAAAAAATGTCTCCTTCGGGGGGGGGAATGTATGCGAGGTAATAACCCATCACTCGACAGAAGCCTCCACTTCGCAGAGGAGCACCCGTCCAGAGGCCTCTCTCCAAACCCCACGCGGAGCCCACCCTCTGCCTGACGTGACCGTGAAACTCCGACATTTCTCCCTTAAAAGTCTCGACAGACACGACGTTTCCATCAAACGAGCACtgacatatttatattaaaaaatagtgCAAAAGctcaacatttatataaataactCTAAACCCCTGCTtcgtaattttttttctttacaaggTAATACACGCTTTCTGAGTTGGCACTCaaaaattgccattttttttctcttctacttcagaaaacaactttttttttaataggccTCTTCTAATACAAAAATACTCCTGCCCTCACACATACAGTTTctcttatttcatatatatttatatatataatattgcaGATCTTTAAACAAAGGTTTTGTGCAAATATGTCTTTAAAGTTAAGTGAaatcataaacaaacaaaagaaaataagcattcacacacacagctcaactagaaacagaaaagactagtgtaggattttttttttctcttttgccttcaaGACACAGCTCAACAACGAAACGTGGTTTTTTGCAAGCTTCCTTAGCTTGTGCATTCAGACCAGACAgaacatgtaaatatttatacacagagaggtggggagaggacgGCCTCCCGCCGCCCGCCCGGGCTCCTCTCGTCTCTTTAAGAAGTGCGGGCTCTcgcccctccctcctgctgccccggCCCTGGCCGCCTGGGATTCCTAGAGAGGGTGTCCTTTCTGCTTATCCTTCTCTTTGCTCCAGGCGGCTGTGCTCTCCAGGGGGGCGATGTGTGCGTGGTGGAGCCGGGTGCCCTCCAGCAAGGAGTGCGGCCCACTGCTCTGCTGGTGCTGGAAGGAGGAGGACCCGGGGTAGTGCCCGATGACCTCGCTGTAGGTGGGGGGGGGCCCCTCCATGCGCCCGCCGCCCCCGTAGCATGTGGCGCTGATGCCCGAGTTACTGCTGGGGGGGCAGGGGCCGCCCAACATGGCACTGTCCATCAGGTCGCTGTCGAAGATGGTTCTGTTGGGGGGCGCGCGCACCGACTCCCGGTTCAGCTCCAGCTGCTGCTCGGCGTCCCGCAGCTGGAGAGTGCAGGGGCCCTGGTAGGGCGGGGGCTCCTCCCCGTCCGACAGGGAGATGGTGGGCGGCAGGTCGATCTCATGCTGCAGGTACGGGTACGTGGGCTGGAAGCGGTGGAAGCGCGCCCGCTGGGCGAACGGGGGCACAGCCAGGCGGTCGGCGGGCCGAGGCGGAGCGTAGACCTGCGGCTGGAGGGGCAGAGCAGAGTGAGGGTCCCCCGGAAGCAGGGCCTGAGACCGTGATTTGGCTGCAAGGGACTCTGTTCTTTGGGAAAGGATGGGGGCGAAGGGGCTGAGCCTGGAGTCCAGCCCCGGCCTGATGGCCCGGGAGCCCTGGAGTATGAACATCATCACGGGGTTAAAACAGGGGCAGCCTTTGTCCTTGTGGGTCACAGATATGGTGGGCTGCTCCCTGGGGGTACAGAGCATATGATCCCGGGGCAGGGGGATCCCATCGCCAAGGACGGTTCTTCGAGAGGGTGGAGGTGTGAGCCTGTAGCAGCCACTCTTCCAGCAGTGGGAGCGCCGCCCACCTGGTGACGGGGACCTGCGGGGCGGGGGGCCTTCCGCATCCACTACAGTAGCCTTGGGGGGCACGCCAAGAGGGGGAACAGAGGGCTGGGGTgatggaggggagggagctcGGGGTCTCACCTCTGGGATTCCGCTGCCTGACACTGTGCTCTCCGAGGGCCAGAGGCATCCTTCCTGTATGGGGATGAAACAGACGGGGTCAGCAGGATGGACACAGGTGGGAGAGCAGAGGGTCGCCCGGCTTTGATTCTGAGACCTTCCAACTGGAATCAGATCTGGCAGGATCCACTTCTCTCTATCCCCACCTGGCTGCCCCGGCTGGGGCCCTGGACGTTTCTCTTGGACACAACCACAGTTGCTTTGCCACTGATCTCCTGGCGCCCACTGCTGTCCCCAAAATGCATCCTCCGCTCCCACTTTCCAAAACATACACCTGATTCATGGTCCCTTCTTCTCAAAACCCTCCAGCAGCTTCCCATGTGTGGACCTTAGAATAATCCAGTTAACCCATGAGCTGGCGGGTAAGGAAGCCTGGCATGATCTAGCCCTCCTGGCCTTGACCACCATTGCCTGCTGTGCAatgaccttgggcgagttacttaacctccatGCTGTAGCTTCTGCATCTGAAAATGTGGATACTGATAGTACTCGCCTCAAGGAGCTGCTGAAGAACTTAAGGAGCGGAACACGCAAACCACCTGGAGCACACGTGGCCCTCAGGGAGCACAGGAAAGTGCTGGGTGCCACCATCACTCAGCCTCCAGCCACGCTGAGACGCTACCTACAGCATCAAAGTGCTAAGTGtgcacctcagggcctttgcactgactACCCCaatgcagggctggctccttcttgctTCAATTCCAGTGTCCCCTGCAGACATTCTCTGACACCATTGTCTAAAGGGCCTCTCCCATTAAAAATCCTGTCCTCTGCTATTTCCCTTCATAGCATCTGTCACATCTGGGATCATCCTGTCTATGGTTTATTTAGCTCTTTACAGTCTGTCTCGCCCTCTATATCGTGGGCCCAGTTTAGAGGTGAAGGAGTATAGGAGAGTTAACAAGCAAAGTGCCCCACGCAGCTGCTCCACCACAAAATGATGACTTGCTTAGTCAACCAACACAGAATGTGGCACCACGTCTGGGCCTAGCTCCGCGCCAGGTTTTGGGCATGTGGCTGCCACCTCACGAAGCTTATATCCTCTGCTGAGATTCTGGGGGCGCCATCAGCTCCCCCCAGGGATCCAGGAGGCTGGCGCTGGACTCCACTCTGCCCCGGCGGCCAGGCTCTGGGAGGACAACTTGGCCCTGTCACACCCACCTGTGGGGTTCCAGCCCcccttgccccacccccacctgtgAGCAGCACCTGCCCACTCAGACCACCTCGACCTCAGCCTGGGCTGCTGTGGGGAGAGCCTGGGAGAGTGAGCCCCCCTCAAAGGGGCCAAGAGGCCGGGAGGCAGCATACTCCGCAGACACCAGGGCCCTCAGCTCCCACCGAGCTGGGACCCAGGCTTCAGCGACAGCTCTCAACTGACGGAAGACCCTGCCCCTGAGATACCCACTTCACAGGGCAGGAAAGCTGGGCCCCAAGTGAGGACCAGTTCATGTGGGGCAACCCAGACACTGGTGGTGCACAGTGACAGCCCTGGGCCCGGGGAGGGGCGCTGTCTTTCCATTTCacagctttactgagatgtaACTGACATACGATAAACTGCACATATTCCAAGTCGACAACTCGGGTAAGTTTTAGCATATGTATATACCAGGAactcatcaccacaatcaagataacgAACATATCCATCGCCTAAAAGTTTCCCTGGGGGTACGTTTTCTTGAGGGTCCCAGGAAAGTCGATCCTTGTCAGCAGTCTGGGGAGGAACGGCCCAGAGGCTGCAGTTTCCTGGATGGCCACTAGGGGCGCTCTGTGTCTCTCAAAACTGTCCCATCAGGCATGTGCTCGCCCCATAAAGACTCGGGGTCCAGGATGCTCCAGCGCCAGGATGCAGAAAGCAGACGCACACCCTTACTGTTAATATGGTTGTCAGCGCCCACTTTGTTAGTGACATGAGTAATGCTGGACCAGTTGCTGCCTTGGAGCCAGGCATCACGTGTGCTCTTTAACCCACCCTCTCAACTCCCCCGACAAACCTGCGAGGCTGGCCAAAGTCAGTTAGCGGAGCTGAGCTGGCCCGCCTGGGAGGAGGCagcactgggatccaaacccttgtCGCCTGCCTCCAGGCCCACTCAGACTCAGGCAGATCctggccggctctgtggcccccAGCACGGCCCACGTGTGAGCCAGGAAGCAGAGGGGGCCGTCTGCCTGTCCCATTAGAGTGGGGAGCCCTTGGGAGGGGTGCCAGCAGCCAAGCCTAGCTCGCCTAAAACCCTCCCATCAAGCCCTCAGCTGCCGGCCCTGCATCACATGGTCACCGACAACCTCTTCCCACCACTGCCCATCCCCACTCCCCTGCCCTAGTCCAGCTGTTCTCCACCGGGCAGCACAGTGGCACCACCCAGGGAGCTTAAGAAAACACCAAGCAAAGCCTGGGGGCCCCAGCACAGTCCCAGAACCACCCACCATCCTCATCACCTGACTACCTCCAATTTGTGCACCTGGAGgtcacctcctcctccagggagccttccaGGAACCCCCCACTGAGCCAGatgcccctccccaggctcccacAGCATCTCAGCTCCTGTGTCAGCCAGGCTCTGCTGCAGTCACCCCATGCCCACAGGCTGCGCCACAGTAGGTGCAACCCTCTCGCCCACAGAGGCCGCGTCTTACACGCCTTGGGCAAGATGGTCTGTCACACCGATAACAAGGCTGCTGCAGGGCAAATGCAGCCACAGAAGACACCACGGGAATGCACATGGCTGGGTGCCAATAACTCTGCTTACAACAGGCAGCCGGGTCCTGGTCTGTACCTTGAGGAGTCCTGACCCACCTTCAACTCCAGACTCCAAGCTACGTGCCTGCTTGACAGCGCCACGCGGCCAGATGCCACTCCTGACTCTTCCCCCAGGCTCCTCAGTGAACGGGACTGCCACCCACCAAGCTTTGCAGGCTAAACATCAGGTACTTATAAATGTTTACTGGAAGAATGGAAGAGCGGGACACTGCTTAGGACCCAGCCTGACACAAGGGGCCCCAAGAGAGTTCTGAGTCCCCCAGAGGCCACAGCAATGAGCCCTGGGGGAGCAGGAGACCCACTCGAGGGCTGATTTGGAGGCAGAGAGGATGAAGTGTTGCCCCATGCAAGGCCCTGGCCGAGCCTCCAGCACGATCCGTGCCCGCCCAGGCTGAGCAGGCCTCACACACGAACCCCCGTCTTCCGAGGGAGCCGCGCGTGAAGTGGCTGTCACGGTCCAAGATGCGTTATCTTTTGGGGGAATAATTAAAGGCTGTGAAAGGGATTCAATTAAAAGCATGGATTGTCTATCCAAACTGGTCCCTGAAAACAAAGCTCGGGGACCCAGGGACAGCCCAGAAAGGGCAGGAGGCTTCCTGGGTGGGGCCCGGCTGCACCTGTCCACTGCTCACAGGTGCCCAGGTGGAAGTGCACCTGCCTTTACAGGTAACACTCCCCTCACCTGCCTGCTCAGGACAAGCCCCTGGAGACCCACAGTCTGTGCCACTGCAGTGGCTGGATTGTCACCGTCGTGACCATCATGAAGTATGTCCTGGCTTCCCAGGGAGGGGCACCAGGCAGGGAAGTGACATCCGAGGGCCACAGGGCTTACCTGCATGTGAGCCCCACCCTCAGAGAGGTGAGAAAACAGACTCCTAGGGGGTCACCCTGAAAACCATGGCAGAACAGCCATGCCGGGGGGAAGGGGGGTGGCGGGGGCCAGCTGCAGGCAGACAGCTGCCGGGTCTGGGTCTCTCTGGGAGGTCACGGGGCCCCCAGACTCCTCAGACATACCCTGTCTGGCAGGGGGTTCCCAAGGGAGCCACCACACTTACTTCAGGCCTAAGAAAGCTCCTGTTTACCCAGCCGGGCATCCCCAGGGCCTGTGCGGGTAGCTGGGTGAtggtggggcaggggtgggggagggggcggcttTCTTTTAGCCTCAGGTGTCCAGGAGGCAAGGCCCGAGTCCTGACCTCCCCAGGGCTGCCTCCCCCTCACACCAGAACCCCTGCCATTTCTCCAGCACCCTCCCACGACCACACAGGCAGGAGAAGGGCTAGCTCCACCCACTTTTCAGACGCACACACTGAGGCCAAGGGACGAGATGACCCCTCTGGAACCCGCACTAGTGGGCTGGTGTCTTCTCGTTTGTCCAAAGTGCCCTCGATTGGCCCAGCATCCGAGGGAGGAAGAAACAGGCCCGAACACTTCAAACTGCCATTTAAAAGCAGGCCAACATTCCCACTCTTTGAGCCCGATTCTCCTCCGTGGATGGGGTTCCCGGCCGCTGACGGGGGGACTCTGAGGCAGCCGTGGCAGGCAGAGTGCAGCGCAGGGCAGCAGCGGCCCCGGGGCTGGGTGACACGCAGGGAGCCGGCTGTCGAAGTGGCCAGTCCCGCAGAGCAGCAGTGCCCAGCGCCCTGGGACACACACAGGGCCTCAGGTTTGGGGCAGCCCATGTTCCCCTCAGAGGGACCAGAGCAGATGCTCTTGGTCCTAGCAACCTGGTGACACACGGAGACTGAGGCCTGATGGCAGGGAGAGGCCCAAACCTGCCTGGGCCGGGCCTGCCAGCCTGACCTGGCTCAGCCCCGCAGACTCTGGGCACCGCCACCAACCCCAGGCCCCGCAGAACCAAGCCCACACCCAGCACCGCCTCCTTATTCCGTCACTGTCCTCCTGGTGGCCAGCAAACATGGCTCAGAGGCGCTCCGTCCCACGGCCCCGGGCCACCTGCTATCAGACAGCACTCTTGTCCCAGGTTAAGTCACACATCGCAGGCTTGGAGACAGAGAGCGTACAGAGAGGGACCGTGTACTCCCCTCAGTCCATCTGTGGAACAGCCAACACGGGGCAGAGCTCAGCCCCGAAGGCAGAGGGGGACACAGGGGACCTGGGCAGGCTTCCGCCCGCCAGGAGCTGCTCCAGCTCCGATGTGTGGACTCTGGAGGGGACATTCCGGGATTTCCAGACGCCCAAAGGGGCTCACGATTCTACTAACATATCAAAACGCAGTGTTACCATTAACAGCAGGCACAGCACTGGAAGGTCCCCCCCACCCTCCCGGCATCGCCCCCGTCCCGCAACCTCACGCCAGCCTTCAGAGGGGCCTCAGAGCCTCACCCCGATGGGTCCAGCTGAACAAGCCACCCTGGGAGTTTCGGTGACCGCCCTTCAGCATCCTTCAGAGCCTCAGCATCATCTGATTTAGGTACTCTCGTGTGTCTAGACGCAGCCCAGCAGGCAGCCACCCCATGGGACCTGCTCACAGCCACGCCCTCAGTGCCTGGCGGGCTCTAGGCACGCAGAGGGCGCTCAGGAGCTATCTgtccagtgaatgaatgaaagggcgggcgggcgggtgggTGGATAAAAAGTGAATGGAAGCGCCTGCAGTTCCGCAGGATCGTCAGCCCTGTGACGCAATGAATGGGGACGGAAGTCCCGCTTCGTGGATCGGGGACGCGTCCAAGGGCACGGGGCCAGCAccgtggagctgggattcaaccCAAGCCCAGGAAGGGCCTTTTTCCGAGTGACCTGTTGCCTCCAAGGCGCTGAGTCCCTGGCGCAGATGCCCGTAGGGTGTTGGCGTGGGAAAAGGCCACCTCCCTTCTGTCTGGGTCGCAGCTGCAGGACTGAGGCCACCTTTCCCATCAGGCCTCTGCCTGGACCCAGAACGGCCTCCCCACCGCCCGTCCAGCGCCCCCCTGCGGCCACCGACTGTCTGCCTGCTCTCAGTCTCGCCCCCCCAGGTCCTGTGAGGAGCCCGCCCGGGACACAGGGTGCGAGCACTCACCGAGGACAGGGCGTctgctctcctcctgccctggctGTGCCGGCCCATGAAGGAGCGCGCCGACAGCTTGTAGTGGCTCAGCAGGCACGtgatcaccaccaccatcaccatcaccaccaccacgaTGATGGTGATCTCCACGAACTCCAGCTCCGCTGTAAGACGGGGGCACATGAGATGCGGGGGGCCCAGCCCTCAGAGCGTTCCCCCAGCCCAATGCACCTCCAGCCCGACACCCCCCCGACACAGTCACACCCCCGGACACAGCcacacaccccaacacacaccctGACACACACCCCAACGCACCTCCACACCCCCAACACACATGAGCCcgaacacacacaccccccccaacAAACAGAGACAACACACAAACATATGCACACTGCACATacctgcacacatacacatgtatcacacacacaccacactcacGAACATGCACCACCCtcgacaggacaggacaggacaggacaggagtGTGTGAGGAACCCCCTGCCCCCGGTAACGAGGCCTCAGAAAAGCCGCAGTCCAGGTGCCTGCAGACGCTGcgattctcatttcctttttttggtttggttttgtttttcccctcGAAGGCGGAAAAACCCTCAAGTACTGGAAAAGGAAGACGGTTATTTTGATTCTGCTGGAGCCGGGGCGCTTTCTGCTGACTCAGGTGGGTGCGAGGCGGCCGGCAGCTGGCCGCGGTCGGtgccagcagagcagagcccccaGCAGCGGGCCAGCCGCCAGTGCCATCCTGCAGGCCCTGTGCGGGGACACGGcacaggggctgaggggaggcgGCTGGCAGCGTGGGGGCGAAGGCCCAGCCTCCCCCACCAAGGCCCCACGGGGCACACCACCACGCCCCCCCGCCCGGCATGGAGGGCGGCAGGAAGGCTCCCGGAGGCATGCAAGCCGCCAAGGGCTCCCCAGGCGGGTTCAAGCTCAGAGCCGCTGACCCAGCTCCTCCCCCTCCAGACAGACATGGAGCTGGAACAGCGGGCAGAGAGACTGCAGAGTGCCAGGCAGTGTTGGGGGCGCCGTGTCACGGGCTCTGGCCCATCGTGCTGGGCCCAGACAGCTCCAAACCAGTGACGGCCAACCCCTCCAGCCACCCGCCTGTTCCCTGAGGCTTCAGCAGGACAGCCATGCGTCCCATGCGCACGTTTCTGTCGGCACAGCTGCAGAAGCCTCTCCACTCGGACGCCCCCTCCACATTCTTCCAGAAGCCCCACCAGGCTCCC encodes:
- the PMEPA1 gene encoding protein TMEPAI isoform X1 — its product is MPPGAFLPPSMPGGGAWWCAPWGLGGGGWAFAPTLPAASPQPLCRVPAQGLQDGTGGWPAAGGSALLAPTAASCRPPRTHLSQQKAPRLQQNQNNRLPFPVLEGFSAFEGKNKTKPKKGNENRSVCRHLDCGFSEASLPGAGGSSHTPVLSCPVLSRVVHVPELEFVEITIIVVVVMVMVVVITCLLSHYKLSARSFMGRHSQGRRRADALSSEGCLWPSESTVSGSGIPEPQVYAPPRPADRLAVPPFAQRARFHRFQPTYPYLQHEIDLPPTISLSDGEEPPPYQGPCTLQLRDAEQQLELNRESVRAPPNRTIFDSDLMDSAMLGGPCPPSSNSGISATCYGGGGRMEGPPPTYSEVIGHYPGSSSFQHQQSSGPHSLLEGTRLHHAHIAPLESTAAWSKEKDKQKGHPL
- the PMEPA1 gene encoding protein TMEPAI isoform X3, whose protein sequence is MEITELEFVEITIIVVVVMVMVVVITCLLSHYKLSARSFMGRHSQGRRRADALSSEGCLWPSESTVSGSGIPEPQVYAPPRPADRLAVPPFAQRARFHRFQPTYPYLQHEIDLPPTISLSDGEEPPPYQGPCTLQLRDAEQQLELNRESVRAPPNRTIFDSDLMDSAMLGGPCPPSSNSGISATCYGGGGRMEGPPPTYSEVIGHYPGSSSFQHQQSSGPHSLLEGTRLHHAHIAPLESTAAWSKEKDKQKGHPL
- the PMEPA1 gene encoding protein TMEPAI isoform X2: MHRLMGVNSTATAAAGQPNVSCTCNCKRSLFQSMEITELEFVEITIIVVVVMVMVVVITCLLSHYKLSARSFMGRHSQGRRRADALSSEGCLWPSESTVSGSGIPEPQVYAPPRPADRLAVPPFAQRARFHRFQPTYPYLQHEIDLPPTISLSDGEEPPPYQGPCTLQLRDAEQQLELNRESVRAPPNRTIFDSDLMDSAMLGGPCPPSSNSGISATCYGGGGRMEGPPPTYSEVIGHYPGSSSFQHQQSSGPHSLLEGTRLHHAHIAPLESTAAWSKEKDKQKGHPL